The following coding sequences are from one Methanococcoides orientis window:
- a CDS encoding FmdE family protein, translated as MELEDAVKFHGHLCPGLVIGYRVATYAAEQFKDRSEDEELVAVVENKSCSVDAIQVINGCTFGKGNLVFKDLGKHVYTFFKRGEREALRISINPRQRREDPRYNELFPKVRNGTATDEEQEEFRKRHAERGLAILDIPADDLFTATRVEVEPPEKAMVYRSIACAECGEETMETRLRVKDGNMVCLSCFEGHDI; from the coding sequence ATGGAACTGGAAGATGCAGTAAAGTTCCATGGGCACCTCTGCCCGGGACTTGTTATTGGTTACAGGGTCGCAACCTATGCAGCCGAGCAGTTCAAGGACCGCTCAGAGGACGAGGAACTTGTGGCTGTCGTTGAGAACAAGTCATGCAGCGTGGATGCCATTCAGGTGATCAATGGCTGTACCTTTGGAAAAGGAAACCTTGTATTCAAGGACCTTGGCAAGCACGTATATACTTTCTTCAAAAGGGGAGAGCGCGAAGCACTTCGTATATCGATCAATCCGCGCCAGCGCCGTGAAGATCCACGTTACAATGAGCTTTTCCCCAAAGTAAGAAATGGCACTGCAACGGATGAGGAACAGGAAGAGTTCAGGAAAAGACATGCTGAAAGAGGTCTTGCAATTCTTGACATTCCGGCTGATGATCTGTTCACTGCAACAAGAGTTGAGGTCGAACCGCCTGAAAAGGCAATGGTATATCGCTCCATTGCATGTGCAGAATGCGGCGAGGAAACTATGGAAACACGCCTTCGTGTAAAAGATGGAAATATGGTCTGTCTTTCCTGCTTTGAAGGTCATGATATCTGA
- the purB gene encoding adenylosuccinate lyase: MAIHPIEYRYGTDEMKYVWSEANRLEKLLKTEAALSQAEAKIGVVPAEAAAQIEKSINQVKLERVTEIEDEIHHDMMAIVLAISEQCTEDAAKWVHFGATSNDILDTATALQMMDAVAILEDKVRTLLDVLLTKAEEHKNTVCAGRTHGQIGVPTTYGLRFAIWASEMARHLERLGQLTPRLLVGQMTGAVGTQAAFGKDGIEIQKYAMEYLGLGSVDVSNQIIQRDRHAEFVMWMANTVTTLDKIAVEIRSLQRSEIAEVEESFRKNQVGSSTMPHKRNPIKSEQISGLARIVRSMVEPELLNNTLWDERDLTNSSCERVVFPESCVLTDHLLKLAIGVIENLRFYPENIRKNLDLLRGLNMGESVMIELAKRGVGRQEAHEIVRSSAMEAHESGMHLKDVLLGKPEVTQYLSESDITDLVNPDRYIGTAVEQVENVAAKIRSQF, from the coding sequence ATGGCAATCCATCCTATTGAATATCGTTACGGTACTGACGAAATGAAATACGTCTGGAGTGAGGCAAATCGCCTTGAAAAGCTCCTAAAGACCGAAGCAGCACTTTCACAAGCTGAAGCAAAGATCGGTGTTGTTCCTGCTGAAGCTGCAGCACAGATCGAGAAAAGCATAAATCAGGTAAAACTTGAAAGGGTCACAGAGATAGAAGATGAGATCCACCATGACATGATGGCTATCGTTCTTGCGATCTCTGAGCAGTGTACAGAGGATGCTGCCAAGTGGGTGCACTTTGGTGCAACATCCAATGATATCCTGGATACAGCTACTGCACTTCAGATGATGGATGCCGTTGCTATCCTTGAGGATAAGGTACGTACACTTCTGGACGTCTTGCTCACAAAGGCAGAAGAGCACAAGAACACTGTCTGTGCAGGAAGGACACATGGTCAGATCGGTGTACCAACAACATATGGTCTCAGATTTGCGATCTGGGCAAGTGAGATGGCAAGACACCTTGAGCGCCTCGGCCAGCTTACACCACGTCTTCTGGTAGGCCAGATGACCGGAGCTGTAGGTACACAGGCAGCATTCGGCAAGGACGGCATCGAGATTCAGAAGTACGCAATGGAATATCTTGGCCTTGGCAGCGTTGACGTTTCAAACCAGATAATCCAGCGTGACCGCCATGCAGAATTCGTCATGTGGATGGCAAACACAGTAACAACCCTGGACAAGATCGCAGTAGAGATTCGCTCCCTCCAGAGAAGCGAGATCGCAGAGGTCGAGGAAAGCTTCCGCAAGAATCAGGTAGGGTCTTCCACCATGCCTCACAAGAGGAACCCGATCAAGTCAGAACAGATCAGTGGTCTGGCACGTATCGTTCGCTCAATGGTCGAGCCTGAACTGCTTAACAATACTCTCTGGGACGAACGTGACCTTACAAACTCCTCATGCGAAAGGGTAGTTTTCCCTGAAAGCTGTGTGCTTACAGATCACCTTCTCAAACTGGCTATTGGCGTTATCGAGAACCTCAGGTTCTATCCTGAGAACATACGCAAGAACCTTGATCTCCTTCGTGGACTTAACATGGGTGAGTCTGTCATGATAGAGCTTGCGAAGCGTGGTGTCGGCAGGCAGGAAGCTCATGAGATCGTCAGAAGCTCCGCAATGGAAGCACACGAATCAGGAATGCACCTTAAGGATGTTCTTCTTGGCAAGCCGGAAGTCACACAATACTTAAGTGAATCCGATATCACAGACCTCGTGAACCCTGACAGGTACATCGGTACCGCTGTGGAGCAGGTCGAGAACGTAGCTGCAAAGATCAGAAGCCAGTTCTAA
- a CDS encoding PAS domain-containing sensor histidine kinase, translated as MTMENKDMGSEKIKDLEQTIKNLRDEIELVKKEASVKKEFYKLHIENLNDVIFSVDKNGNFTYISPAIEIFTGYMPEEVIGTSFMQYVHPEDLTGLLEDMDLTLKGEHKPYMFRVIAKSGKVTHVHTSSKGIIRNGEVIGLNGIMVNIDQLKKVEFELMKEKEKAQHYLNVSNVMFVVLDKNQKIKLVNKKAAENVGYSEKELIGRNWFDMFIPENIHANVKAVFNKIISGDSKTFEYYDNPIITRSGEEKVISWNNSILYDQDGNVSGLLSSGIDVTEKKIAERALISAKNEAETANQAKSTFIANMSHELRTPLNSVIGFSEILLEKKFGDINEKQERYLHNIFASGKHLLDVFNLMLEVSRIESEVLELNYKKVELFGFMEDIRKYVAPQIQDKEQRILFNINTDVEYVVADLEKVEQSIIHLIENASKFSENGSPITVEVRSTDKDLVFNVSDNGIGISEKDIDTLFNPFTQIDSSSTRTHGGIGIGLCLAKKYSELHGGSLYVRSKINEGSSFYFAIPLNPDIEKDNLLKKEI; from the coding sequence ATGACAATGGAAAATAAAGATATGGGTTCTGAAAAGATCAAAGATCTGGAACAGACTATCAAGAACCTCAGAGATGAGATCGAACTGGTCAAAAAGGAAGCTAGTGTGAAAAAAGAATTTTATAAGCTTCATATTGAGAATCTCAATGATGTCATCTTTAGTGTCGACAAAAACGGAAACTTTACATATATAAGTCCGGCTATTGAAATTTTTACCGGCTACATGCCAGAAGAAGTAATCGGCACATCTTTTATGCAATATGTACACCCGGAGGATCTTACGGGTCTTCTTGAAGATATGGACCTGACCCTTAAAGGTGAACACAAACCCTATATGTTCAGAGTTATTGCAAAATCAGGCAAGGTAACACACGTACACACATCTTCCAAAGGAATCATCAGGAACGGAGAAGTAATTGGTCTAAATGGGATCATGGTAAATATCGACCAACTAAAGAAAGTTGAGTTCGAGCTGATGAAAGAAAAAGAAAAAGCACAGCATTATCTTAATGTGTCTAATGTTATGTTCGTTGTTCTTGACAAGAACCAGAAGATAAAACTCGTGAACAAAAAAGCTGCAGAGAACGTTGGTTATTCCGAAAAGGAACTAATTGGCAGGAACTGGTTTGACATGTTCATACCTGAAAACATTCATGCAAATGTAAAGGCTGTGTTTAATAAAATTATTTCAGGAGATTCCAAAACATTTGAATATTACGATAATCCGATCATCACAAGATCTGGTGAAGAAAAGGTTATTTCCTGGAATAATTCGATACTTTATGATCAGGATGGAAATGTCAGTGGTTTACTCTCTTCAGGAATCGATGTTACTGAAAAGAAGATTGCAGAAAGGGCACTAATATCTGCAAAAAATGAGGCTGAAACTGCAAATCAGGCAAAGAGCACATTCATTGCAAACATGAGCCATGAATTACGGACACCTCTTAACTCAGTAATCGGATTCTCTGAAATTCTTCTTGAAAAGAAGTTCGGAGATATTAATGAAAAACAGGAAAGATACCTTCACAATATATTCGCCAGTGGTAAACACCTTCTTGATGTTTTTAATTTAATGCTGGAAGTTTCAAGGATTGAGTCCGAAGTGCTTGAACTTAATTATAAGAAAGTAGAATTATTCGGATTTATGGAAGATATCCGGAAATATGTGGCCCCACAAATTCAGGATAAAGAACAGAGAATATTATTTAACATCAACACAGATGTCGAATATGTTGTAGCAGATCTCGAAAAGGTAGAACAAAGCATCATTCATCTTATCGAAAATGCCAGCAAATTTTCAGAAAATGGTAGCCCCATCACAGTTGAAGTCAGGAGCACTGATAAGGATCTGGTTTTTAATGTATCAGATAATGGGATAGGGATCTCAGAGAAAGATATTGATACACTTTTTAACCCCTTCACTCAGATCGATTCATCTTCAACAAGAACCCATGGCGGAATTGGAATAGGACTATGTCTTGCCAAAAAATACTCCGAATTGCATGGGGGATCCCTGTATGTCAGAAGTAAGATAAACGAAGGTAGCAGCTTTTACTTTGCAATACCACTAAACCCTGACATCGAAAAAGATAATTTATTAAAAAAAGAGATTTAA
- a CDS encoding MarR family transcriptional regulator — MSEETLTENESTVLNALEGSDKSLRPGDIAESTGLDSKLVSKTIASLKKKGLVYSPKRCYYDVSKE, encoded by the coding sequence ATGAGTGAAGAAACATTAACTGAAAATGAATCAACAGTACTAAATGCTCTGGAAGGCTCTGACAAATCCTTGAGACCTGGTGATATTGCAGAGTCTACTGGTCTGGACAGTAAACTGGTTAGTAAAACAATTGCATCACTGAAGAAAAAGGGTCTTGTCTACTCTCCTAAAAGATGCTACTACGATGTTTCAAAGGAATGA
- the rpsJ gene encoding 30S ribosomal protein S10, with amino-acid sequence MAQKARIRLSGTSPVNLDGVCDQVKAIANRTGVSISGPVPLPTKKLVVPVRKSPSGDGTASWDHWEMRVHKRLIDIAADERALRQLMRIQVPKDINIEIVLQN; translated from the coding sequence ATGGCACAGAAAGCAAGAATACGATTATCAGGCACAAGTCCTGTGAATCTGGATGGTGTTTGTGATCAGGTGAAAGCCATCGCAAACCGCACTGGAGTAAGCATATCCGGTCCAGTACCACTACCTACTAAGAAATTAGTAGTTCCTGTAAGGAAAAGCCCTAGTGGCGATGGTACAGCATCATGGGACCACTGGGAGATGCGTGTCCACAAAAGACTTATTGACATCGCAGCTGATGAGCGCGCATTAAGACAGCTCATGAGGATTCAGGTTCCAAAAGACATCAATATCGAGATCGTACTTCAGAATTAA
- the tuf gene encoding translation elongation factor EF-1 subunit alpha, which yields MMAEKPHMNLAVIGHVDHGKSTFVGRLMFETGAVPAHLIEKYKAEAKEKGKESFAFAWVMDSLKEERERGVTIDISHKRFDTDKFYFTVVDCPGHRDFVKNMITGASQADAAVLVVAAPDGVMAQTKEHVFLSRTLGINQLIVAVNKMDAAEYSEDRYNEVKKEVSQLLGMVGFKAEDVPFVPTSAFEGDNITKSSENTPWYNGPSLLDCLNDLKTPEKPDTLPLRIPVQDAYTISGIGTVPVGRVETGIMKKGQKVTFMPSGATGEVKSIEMHHEEVDQAVPGDNIGWNVRGIGKNDVRRGDVCGPAEKPPSVAEEFAGQIVVLQHPSAITVGYTPVFHCHTTQTACTLMSIDKKLDPKSGQVKEENPTFIKAGDAAIVTIRPTRPMCIEPVKEIPQLGRFAIRDMGMTIAAGMCMSVKEKQ from the coding sequence ATTATGGCTGAGAAACCACACATGAATTTAGCAGTTATTGGTCACGTTGACCACGGCAAGTCAACATTTGTCGGTAGATTGATGTTCGAGACAGGTGCAGTACCTGCACACCTTATCGAAAAATACAAGGCAGAAGCAAAAGAAAAAGGTAAAGAATCCTTCGCTTTCGCATGGGTTATGGACTCACTCAAGGAAGAGCGTGAGAGAGGAGTTACCATCGATATCTCACACAAGAGATTCGATACCGACAAGTTCTACTTTACAGTAGTGGACTGCCCAGGTCACCGTGATTTCGTAAAGAACATGATCACCGGTGCTTCCCAGGCAGATGCAGCTGTACTTGTAGTTGCAGCACCAGATGGTGTAATGGCTCAGACAAAGGAGCACGTGTTCCTTTCCAGGACCCTTGGTATCAACCAGCTCATCGTCGCTGTGAACAAGATGGACGCAGCTGAATACAGTGAGGACAGGTACAACGAGGTCAAGAAAGAAGTATCACAGCTTCTCGGTATGGTAGGATTCAAGGCAGAAGATGTCCCATTCGTCCCAACCTCCGCATTCGAGGGTGACAACATCACAAAATCAAGCGAAAACACTCCATGGTACAATGGTCCATCATTGCTTGACTGCCTTAATGATCTTAAGACACCAGAAAAGCCAGACACACTTCCACTCCGTATCCCAGTACAGGATGCATACACCATCTCCGGTATCGGTACCGTTCCAGTAGGTAGGGTAGAGACCGGTATCATGAAGAAAGGCCAGAAGGTCACATTCATGCCAAGCGGCGCAACTGGTGAGGTCAAGTCAATCGAGATGCACCACGAAGAGGTCGATCAGGCTGTACCTGGTGACAACATCGGTTGGAATGTAAGGGGTATCGGAAAGAACGATGTCAGGAGAGGTGACGTATGTGGTCCTGCAGAGAAGCCACCATCGGTAGCTGAAGAGTTTGCCGGTCAGATCGTTGTCCTTCAGCACCCATCCGCTATCACAGTCGGATACACTCCTGTGTTCCACTGCCACACCACCCAGACTGCATGTACTCTCATGTCCATCGACAAGAAGCTGGATCCAAAGTCCGGTCAGGTCAAGGAAGAGAACCCAACCTTCATCAAGGCTGGAGATGCAGCGATCGTTACAATCAGACCAACCAGGCCAATGTGCATTGAGCCTGTAAAAGAGATTCCACAGCTCGGCAGATTTGCTATCCGTGATATGGGTATGACAATCGCTGCCGGTATGTGCATGAGTGTTAAAGAGAAGCAGTAA
- a CDS encoding elongation factor EF-2 has translation MGRRKKMVERVNALMSNPVMIRNIAIIAHIDHGKTTLSDNLLAGAGMISKDLAGRQLFMDSDEEEQERGITIDSANVSMVHEFEDEEYLINLIDTPGHVDFGGDVTRAMRAVDGAVVVIDAVEGTMPQTETVLRQALKEHVRPVLFINKVDRLINELQVDAQEMQIRLGKLIDHVNKLIKGMNEERYNQGWRVDAAEGTVAFGSALYNWAISVPMMQKTGVSFGEVFDYCRAEDMKSLGEKCPLHEAVNDMVIRFLPSPIDAQEDRVGVIWHGDLETGIGKQMADADAKGDLAFMVTDISMDPHAGEVSTGRLFSGSLSRGMEVYVSGAAKKNRIQQVGVFMGPERLEVDEIPAGNIAAVTGLRDAIVGSTVTSLEGMSPFESIRHASEPVVTVAVEAKHMKDLPKLVEVLRQVAKEDPTLKITLDEETGEHLMAGMGELHLEVIAHRIERDKGVEITTTPPIVVYRETITGTAGPVEGKSPNRHNRFYVVVEPLEPEVRELIREGEISMRMPELERREKLIAAGLDKDEAKRIADIFESNAYFDMTKGIQHLNETMELVLEGFVEVMKAGPLSKEPCMGVKVKLMDAKLHEDAVHRGPAQVIPASRQAIQAAMLMADDTLFEPYQKVFIQTPQEQMGGATKEIQGRRGIIIDMTSEGDTTIIESKAPVSELFGFAGDIRSATEGRAMWSTEFVGFEPLPTNMITEVVSGIRERKGLKKDLPQAQDFMSM, from the coding sequence ATGGGACGAAGGAAAAAAATGGTTGAGCGTGTAAACGCGCTGATGAGCAACCCGGTAATGATCAGGAACATCGCAATTATTGCTCACATCGATCACGGAAAAACTACCCTTTCAGACAATCTTCTTGCAGGCGCTGGTATGATCTCCAAGGATCTTGCAGGTCGCCAGTTATTCATGGACTCTGATGAAGAGGAACAGGAAAGAGGTATTACGATCGACTCCGCAAACGTTTCAATGGTGCACGAGTTCGAGGATGAAGAGTACCTCATCAACCTTATCGATACACCAGGTCACGTTGACTTTGGTGGTGACGTTACACGTGCTATGCGTGCAGTAGATGGTGCAGTTGTAGTTATTGATGCTGTAGAAGGTACCATGCCTCAGACCGAGACCGTTCTGAGACAGGCACTGAAAGAGCACGTAAGGCCAGTACTTTTCATTAACAAGGTAGACCGTCTTATCAACGAGTTACAGGTCGATGCACAGGAGATGCAGATCAGGCTCGGTAAGCTCATTGACCACGTCAACAAGCTTATCAAAGGTATGAACGAAGAGCGCTATAACCAGGGCTGGAGAGTTGACGCTGCAGAAGGTACAGTAGCATTCGGTTCAGCACTTTACAACTGGGCTATCAGTGTTCCTATGATGCAGAAGACCGGTGTCAGCTTTGGTGAAGTATTTGACTACTGCCGTGCTGAAGATATGAAATCACTTGGTGAGAAATGTCCGCTCCACGAAGCTGTAAACGACATGGTCATCAGGTTCCTTCCAAGTCCTATCGATGCTCAGGAAGACAGGGTCGGTGTCATCTGGCACGGCGATCTTGAGACTGGTATTGGAAAGCAGATGGCTGATGCTGATGCAAAGGGCGACCTTGCATTCATGGTAACTGATATTTCCATGGACCCACATGCAGGAGAAGTTTCAACAGGAAGACTTTTCAGTGGTTCACTTTCACGTGGTATGGAAGTTTACGTATCAGGTGCAGCAAAGAAGAACAGGATCCAGCAGGTTGGTGTTTTCATGGGTCCGGAGAGACTTGAAGTGGATGAGATCCCTGCAGGTAACATTGCTGCAGTTACAGGTCTTAGGGACGCTATTGTCGGTTCTACTGTAACATCACTTGAAGGCATGTCTCCATTCGAGAGCATCAGACACGCAAGTGAGCCTGTCGTGACCGTAGCTGTGGAAGCAAAACACATGAAAGACCTTCCAAAGCTTGTTGAGGTTCTGCGTCAGGTCGCAAAGGAAGACCCAACACTTAAGATCACACTGGACGAAGAGACCGGTGAACACCTCATGGCAGGTATGGGCGAACTTCACCTTGAGGTCATTGCTCACAGAATCGAGCGTGACAAGGGTGTAGAGATCACAACAACACCTCCTATTGTGGTATACCGTGAGACCATCACAGGAACAGCAGGTCCTGTTGAAGGTAAGTCTCCTAACAGGCACAACAGATTCTATGTTGTTGTCGAGCCACTCGAGCCTGAAGTACGTGAGCTTATCCGTGAGGGCGAGATCTCAATGAGAATGCCTGAACTTGAGAGAAGGGAGAAGCTTATTGCAGCAGGTCTTGACAAGGATGAAGCAAAGAGAATTGCTGACATCTTTGAGAGCAATGCTTACTTTGATATGACCAAAGGTATCCAGCACCTGAACGAGACAATGGAACTGGTCCTTGAAGGTTTCGTCGAAGTTATGAAAGCAGGTCCGCTTTCAAAAGAACCATGCATGGGTGTAAAGGTAAAGCTCATGGACGCAAAGCTCCACGAGGATGCTGTCCACAGAGGTCCTGCACAGGTAATTCCTGCATCCAGGCAGGCAATCCAGGCAGCAATGCTCATGGCAGACGATACGCTCTTTGAGCCATACCAGAAGGTATTCATCCAGACCCCACAGGAACAGATGGGTGGAGCTACAAAGGAGATCCAGGGTCGCCGTGGTATCATTATTGATATGACATCCGAGGGTGACACAACGATCATCGAATCCAAGGCACCAGTGTCCGAATTGTTCGGATTTGCCGGCGATATCAGATCCGCAACAGAGGGTCGTGCTATGTGGAGTACAGAGTTCGTAGGCTTTGAACCACTCCCAACTAACATGATCACCGAAGTCGTTTCTGGCATCCGTGAGCGAAAAGGACTCAAGAAGGACCTTCCACAGGCACAGGACTTCATGAGCATGTAA
- a CDS encoding 30S ribosomal protein S7, whose translation MYKLFGKWDLSEVEVNDAGIKRYVNLDPVIIPHTSGKHARQQFNKSDLCIVERLVNNVMRNAQNTGKKQIAMRIVDDAFDVINKRTQKNPVQVLVEAIGNAGPREEVVRLKYGGISVPKAVDTAPQRRIDTALRHIAIGANQAAFKSKRSASECLASELIAASNRDAKCFSINRKDGKERVAKAAR comes from the coding sequence ATGTATAAGTTATTCGGAAAATGGGACCTTTCAGAGGTAGAAGTTAATGATGCTGGTATCAAGAGATACGTGAACCTTGATCCTGTGATCATACCACACACATCAGGTAAGCACGCAAGACAGCAGTTCAACAAATCCGATCTATGTATCGTTGAGCGTCTTGTCAACAATGTGATGCGCAATGCGCAGAACACCGGTAAGAAGCAGATCGCTATGCGTATTGTGGACGATGCGTTTGATGTGATCAATAAGAGGACACAGAAGAACCCTGTTCAGGTACTTGTGGAAGCCATTGGCAACGCTGGTCCAAGGGAAGAAGTTGTAAGACTCAAATACGGTGGTATCTCTGTACCAAAAGCAGTAGATACTGCACCACAGAGGCGTATTGACACTGCATTGAGGCATATTGCAATAGGTGCAAACCAGGCAGCATTCAAATCAAAGCGTTCTGCATCCGAATGCCTTGCATCCGAGCTGATCGCAGCTTCCAACCGTGATGCAAAGTGCTTCTCTATTAACAGAAAGGACGGAAAGGAAAGAGTCGCAAAGGCAGCACGTTAA
- a CDS encoding 30S ribosomal protein S12: MPNGKYAAHRLQQVRKDARWKDTGYSRRTLGLDVKSDPLGGAPQGRGIVLEKVGVEAKQPNSAIRKCVRIQLIKNGRQATAFCPGDGAINFIDEHDEVTVERIGGRMGGAMGDIPGVRFKVTAVNNVCLREMVIGRKEKPRR; this comes from the coding sequence ATGCCAAATGGAAAATATGCAGCTCACAGACTTCAACAGGTTCGCAAAGATGCCAGGTGGAAAGATACCGGCTACAGTAGACGTACCTTAGGTCTGGACGTTAAATCTGACCCGCTCGGTGGCGCGCCACAGGGTCGTGGAATTGTACTTGAAAAAGTGGGTGTCGAGGCAAAACAGCCTAACTCTGCTATCAGGAAATGTGTAAGGATCCAGTTGATCAAGAATGGCCGTCAGGCAACAGCATTCTGTCCAGGTGACGGTGCTATCAACTTCATTGATGAGCACGATGAAGTGACCGTGGAAAGGATCGGTGGCCGCATGGGTGGTGCAATGGGTGATATTCCCGGAGTGCGCTTCAAGGTCACTGCAGTTAACAATGTTTGTTTGAGAGAAATGGTCATTGGAAGAAAGGAAAAGCCAAGGAGATAA
- a CDS encoding NusA-like transcription termination signal-binding factor — MSEIRLSTECVRYIALFESMTDASIKDCIIDDGRVIYVVNTGDMGAAIGKRGDNINRVKRSVDKHIELIEYSDEPVTFIKNAFGTVSIKSVKISSKGDKKIAYVDVSASEKGLAIGRNGSNIEKVKMVVSRHHDIDDVILE, encoded by the coding sequence TTGAGCGAGATCAGACTTTCAACGGAATGTGTAAGATACATTGCACTGTTTGAAAGTATGACCGACGCTTCAATTAAGGATTGTATTATCGATGATGGCAGGGTCATCTATGTCGTGAATACTGGTGACATGGGTGCTGCTATTGGGAAACGTGGAGACAACATTAATCGGGTCAAAAGATCCGTTGATAAACACATAGAACTTATCGAATACTCGGATGAGCCGGTTACATTTATAAAGAATGCTTTCGGTACTGTGTCTATCAAGTCCGTCAAAATATCCAGTAAGGGTGACAAAAAGATCGCCTATGTGGATGTATCTGCAAGTGAGAAAGGGCTTGCTATCGGACGTAATGGTAGCAACATTGAAAAAGTAAAAATGGTAGTTAGTCGCCATCACGATATCGATGATGTGATCTTAGAGTGA
- a CDS encoding 50S ribosomal protein L30e, protein MDINVDKALIKVIRTGSVIIGANRTIDAAVKNEAKMIVLASNCPAHVREQIEATNVPVLNYTGTSVDLGPACGKPFTIAAMAIMDVGESDILAVA, encoded by the coding sequence ATGGATATTAATGTTGATAAAGCACTGATCAAAGTTATCAGGACAGGCTCTGTTATCATCGGGGCAAACCGCACCATTGATGCAGCTGTCAAGAACGAGGCAAAGATGATAGTTCTTGCATCCAATTGTCCTGCACACGTGAGGGAACAGATCGAAGCAACAAACGTGCCGGTCCTGAACTATACTGGAACAAGTGTAGATCTTGGTCCTGCATGCGGTAAGCCATTCACTATTGCTGCAATGGCTATAATGGATGTAGGAGAATCTGATATACTTGCAGTAGCTTAA
- the rpoA2 gene encoding DNA-directed RNA polymerase subunit A'', whose amino-acid sequence MSISEATIDSMIGGLPLPMTTLATLKDDVMKVGVTKKELEEIIERVMTDYEYACVEPCEAVGVVSAQSIGEPGTQMTMRTFHYAGVAEINVTLGLPRLIEIVDARKTPSTPMMTVALDKDHANDRDLARKVAWEIEATHIAHLADVTTDLANMNLVIDLNEKMLVQRAIAVDDIAEKLEEELGVSVKVSGAVSNQIIAQPNEPSYRELLQLAKKIHTITLKGIEGIKRVVIRKDGEEYTLYTEGSVLKEVLNVEGVDITRTYTNNIGEIYEVFGIEAARNSIIKEASDTLREQGLTVDIRHIMLVSDIMTCDGEVKQIGRHGISGEKASVFARAAFEVTVNHLLDAGMRGDIDELNGVTENIIVGQPIKLGTGDVHLVARNPLANLDEE is encoded by the coding sequence ATGTCCATCAGTGAAGCTACTATTGATTCAATGATAGGTGGTCTTCCACTTCCAATGACTACGCTTGCGACCCTCAAAGATGATGTAATGAAGGTCGGAGTAACCAAGAAAGAGCTGGAAGAGATCATCGAACGCGTCATGACGGATTATGAATATGCATGTGTTGAACCTTGTGAAGCCGTGGGTGTTGTATCTGCTCAGTCCATTGGTGAACCGGGTACTCAGATGACCATGCGTACTTTCCACTACGCTGGTGTCGCTGAGATCAACGTTACATTGGGTTTGCCACGTCTTATCGAGATCGTGGATGCGAGAAAGACTCCAAGTACTCCTATGATGACAGTTGCACTTGACAAAGATCATGCAAATGACAGGGATCTTGCAAGGAAGGTCGCATGGGAGATCGAAGCAACTCACATTGCACATCTTGCAGATGTGACCACTGATCTTGCTAACATGAACCTTGTTATTGACCTTAACGAGAAAATGCTCGTCCAGAGGGCTATCGCTGTGGATGATATTGCAGAGAAGCTCGAGGAAGAACTTGGAGTTTCAGTTAAGGTCTCAGGTGCTGTGAGCAATCAGATAATTGCTCAGCCAAACGAGCCATCATACAGGGAACTTCTTCAGCTTGCAAAGAAGATCCATACTATCACTCTCAAAGGTATTGAAGGTATCAAGAGGGTAGTTATCAGGAAAGATGGTGAGGAATATACTCTTTATACAGAAGGCTCTGTACTAAAGGAAGTTCTCAATGTTGAAGGTGTGGATATTACAAGGACGTATACCAACAACATTGGTGAGATCTATGAGGTATTCGGAATCGAAGCTGCTCGTAATTCCATCATAAAAGAAGCAAGTGATACTCTGCGTGAGCAGGGTCTTACTGTGGATATTCGTCACATAATGCTTGTATCAGATATCATGACCTGTGATGGTGAAGTAAAACAGATCGGTCGTCATGGAATTTCCGGAGAGAAGGCCAGTGTCTTCGCCCGTGCTGCATTCGAGGTTACTGTTAACCACTTACTTGATGCGGGAATGCGCGGTGATATTGATGAGCTCAATGGTGTTACTGAGAACATCATTGTTGGTCAGCCTATAAAACTTGGTACTGGTGACGTTCATCTGGTGGCTAGAAATCCTCTTGCTAACCTTGATGAAGAGTAA